In one Hippocampus zosterae strain Florida chromosome 10, ASM2543408v3, whole genome shotgun sequence genomic region, the following are encoded:
- the LOC127609224 gene encoding uncharacterized protein LOC127609224: MILYLVSLVFTLPLQTSGATTIGHGHSIIGVTTGEIKENHTHVKRPTVTYNQKPLNITEEMKAAQATTTGFMTSLKTNSPVGMTNATKVIQSTASPMLTRATQSQNMEQTVLPSTIKMTHSSIDSNLISTAATSSTTSLENKPTNIGGDTTPSTESYKPSRVTIITEPNKIQEPPTENLNPVSIHSHVVAGLIGVALVSMVVGILVIIVKRKLQKEQKTTTAWAGPSPFLNHGNDNGQVTLRSSNRISAASFLYQKTSKRLSLLPEIQEESEAKTPASTFGRTHQGSTSESELDTRSALERIDTKKTEDNSPIVTSTKQSITNGDAGNENCDSIGTQENDFGQS, translated from the coding sequence ATGATCCTCTACCTCGTAAGCCTAGTTTTCACATTGCCACTGCAAACAAGTGGTGCAACGACAATTGGCCATGGTCACAGTATAATTGGAGTGACAACTGgtgagatcaaagaaaatcacacTCATGTCAAGCGTCCAACAGTAACTTACAATCAGAAACCTCTAAACATCACTGAAGAAATGAAGGCGGCTCAGGCAACAACAACCGGCTTCATGACTTCCCTGAAAACAAATTCACCGGTAGGAATGACAAACGCCACCAAAGTAATTCAAAGCACTGCATCTCCAATGCTCACAAGAGCCACCCAAAGCCAGAACATGGAACAAACGGTCCTCCCTTCGACTATTAAAATGACCCATTCATCTATAGACTCAAACCTCATTTCTACTGCAGCCACATCTTCAACCACGTCTCTCGAAAACAAACCTACAAATATAGGTGGGGATACTACGCCGTCCACAGAGTCATACAAACCTTCAAGAGTCACTATCATCACTGAGCCAAATAAAATCCAAGAACCTCCAACAGAAAATTTGAATCCCGTCTCAATTCACAGCCATGTAGTGGCAGGACTAATAGGTGTGGCTCTGGTATCAATGGTTGTTGGAATCTTGGTCATCATTGTGAAACGCAAACTTCAGAAAGAGCAGAAAACAACGACTGCCTGGGCTGGTCCTTCGCCATTTCTCAACCACGGAAATGACAACGGACAAGTAACACTGAGGTCATCGAATCGGATTTCTGCTGCCAGCTTCCTGTATCAGAAAACTTCCAAAAGGCTGTCTTTACTCCCGGAAATACAAGAGGAGTCGGAAGCCAAAACACCAGCTTCTACTTTTGGAAGGACACATCAAGGGAGTACATCTGAATCAGAATTGGATACCAGAAGTGCACTGGAAAGAATTGATACAAAAAAGACTGAGGATAATTCTCCCATTGTAActtcaacaaaacaaagcattacAAATGGCGATGCTGGCAACGAAAACTGTGACTCTATCGGCACTCAGGAAAATGACTTTGGGCAATCTTAA